A single window of Mycolicibacterium aurum DNA harbors:
- the fadA6 gene encoding steroid 3-ketoacyl-CoA thiolase FadA6: MAEAYVIDAVRTAIGKRNGSLAGVHPIDLGAAGWRGLFARNDVDPGAVDDVIAGCVDAIGPQAGNIARLSWLAAGYPEEVPGVTVDRQCGSSQQAISFGAQAILSGTADLIVAGGMQNMSQIPISSAMTVAEQFGFTSPTNESKSWLHRYGDQEISQFRGSELIAEKWELSREEMEQYALTSHQRAQAAIRAGHFENEIIEVDGFAIDEGPRDTSLEKMAGLKTLVEGGRLTAAMASQISDGASAVLLASEQAVKDHGLKPRARIHHVSARGADPVFMLTGPIPATRYALDKTGLSIEDIDTVEINEAFAPVVQAWLKETKADPEKVNPNGGAIALGHPLGATGAKLFATMLNTLERTGGRYGLQTMCEGGGTANVTIIERL, from the coding sequence ATGGCCGAAGCGTATGTCATCGACGCTGTACGCACCGCGATCGGCAAGCGGAACGGTTCGCTGGCCGGCGTGCATCCGATCGACCTCGGCGCCGCCGGTTGGCGCGGACTGTTCGCACGCAACGACGTCGATCCCGGGGCGGTTGACGACGTGATCGCCGGCTGTGTCGATGCGATCGGTCCGCAGGCAGGCAACATCGCCCGGCTGTCCTGGCTGGCGGCCGGGTACCCCGAGGAGGTTCCGGGTGTCACCGTCGACCGGCAGTGTGGCTCCAGCCAGCAGGCCATCTCGTTCGGCGCGCAGGCGATCCTCTCCGGGACGGCGGACCTGATCGTCGCCGGCGGCATGCAGAACATGAGCCAGATCCCGATCAGCTCCGCGATGACCGTCGCGGAGCAGTTCGGGTTCACCTCTCCCACAAACGAATCCAAGAGCTGGCTGCACCGCTACGGCGACCAGGAGATCTCGCAGTTCCGCGGCTCGGAACTGATCGCCGAGAAATGGGAGCTGTCACGCGAGGAGATGGAGCAGTACGCCCTGACCAGCCACCAGCGGGCGCAAGCCGCCATCAGGGCGGGGCATTTCGAGAACGAGATCATCGAGGTGGACGGCTTCGCGATCGACGAAGGTCCCCGCGACACGTCGCTGGAGAAGATGGCCGGCCTGAAAACCCTTGTGGAGGGCGGCAGGCTGACGGCCGCGATGGCCAGTCAGATCTCCGATGGTGCCAGCGCGGTGCTGCTCGCGTCGGAGCAGGCGGTCAAGGACCACGGGCTGAAGCCGCGGGCGCGCATCCACCATGTCAGCGCACGCGGTGCTGACCCGGTGTTCATGCTCACCGGGCCGATTCCCGCGACCCGCTACGCCCTGGACAAGACCGGGCTGTCGATCGAGGACATCGACACAGTGGAGATCAACGAGGCATTCGCACCCGTCGTGCAGGCATGGCTCAAGGAGACCAAGGCCGACCCGGAGAAGGTCAACCCGAACGGCGGCGCGATCGCGCTCGGACATCCGCTCGGTGCCACCGGCGCAAAGCTTTTCGCGACGATGCTGAACACACTGGAGCGCACCGGCGGCCGCTACGGCCTCCAGACGATGTGTGAGGGCGGCGGCACCGCCAACGTCACCATCATCGAAAGGCTCTGA
- a CDS encoding TetR/AcrR family transcriptional regulator, translated as MFAERGLRATTVRDIADSAGILSGSLYHHFSSKEEMVDEVLRNFLDWLFARYQEIVATEPNPLERLKGLFMSSFEAIETRHAEVVIYQDEAKRLSSQERFAYVDERNREQRKMWVDVLNQGIKEGYFRPDVDVDLVYRFIRDTTWVSVRWYQPGGPLTAEEVGRQYLSIVLGGIVASTKGV; from the coding sequence ATGTTCGCCGAGCGCGGCCTGCGGGCCACCACCGTACGAGACATCGCCGATTCGGCCGGAATCCTGTCCGGCAGCCTCTACCACCACTTCTCTTCCAAGGAGGAGATGGTCGACGAGGTGCTGCGCAACTTTCTCGACTGGCTGTTCGCGCGGTATCAGGAGATCGTCGCAACCGAACCGAACCCGCTGGAACGTCTCAAGGGCCTGTTCATGTCGTCGTTCGAGGCGATCGAGACCCGGCACGCCGAGGTCGTGATCTACCAGGACGAGGCCAAGCGGCTGTCGTCGCAGGAGCGGTTCGCCTACGTCGACGAGCGCAACAGAGAACAGCGCAAGATGTGGGTCGACGTCCTGAACCAGGGCATCAAAGAGGGCTATTTCCGCCCCGATGTCGACGTCGACCTGGTGTACCGATTCATCCGTGACACCACGTGGGTTTCGGTCCGCTGGTACCAGCCGGGTGGACCGCTGACCGCCGAAGAGGTTGGTCGGCAATATCTTTCGATCGTACTTGGCGGCATAGTCGCCTCGACAAAAGGAGTCTGA